GACCCTGAAGGACGATATTGCCGGTTTCCAACACATAACCATAATCGGCTGCTTGCAGTGCCGCCGTAGCATTCTGCTCAATCAACAATATGGTCATCCCCTTACCATAGATGTCTTTAATAATTCGGAAGACTTCTTTTACCAAAAGGGGTGCCAATCCCAAAGAAGGTTCATCCATCATTAAGAGAACCGGACGAGACATTAATGCCCTGCCAATGGCTAACATTTGCTGTTCACCACCAGAAAGGGTCCCAGCAGCTTGCCATTCCCTCTCCTTTAATCGAGGAAACATCTCATATATGTTTTTTATATCCTGCTTAATTCCGTCCTTATCATTTCGGGAGAAGGCCCCCATCTGTATATTTTCCAATACTGTAAGATTGGCAAAAATACGACGGCCCTCGGGTACCAGAGTAATCCCCTTTTTCACGATATCTGCGGTCTTGGTCTTAGTTATATCTTGACCCCGGAAGCTAATCTTCCCCTGGGCAATGGGGACTAGGCTACTAATGGCACGCAGGGTGGTACTCTTGCCAGCACCATTAGCACCAACTAGGGTAACAATCTTATTTTCCGGTACCTCCAGAGTGATGCCCTTTAGGGCATGGATACCACCGTAATATACATGCAAGTCTTCAATTTTAAGCAATTTCATCCACCGCCCCAAGATAAGCTTCTATAACCTGCTGGTTATTTTGAATTTCTGTTGGCGTACCCTGGGCAATGGTTTCACCATGATCCAGGACTAAAATATGCTCACAGATTCCCATAACCACTTCCATATGGTGTTCTATCATTAATATAGTAAAACCAAACTGATCTCGGATTCTAGCAATAAACTCCATCAATTCCAGAGATTCCTGAGGGTTCATGCCCGCTGCAGGCTCATCCAGCAAAATCATTTTTGGCTGAGTAGCCATGGCCCGGGCAATTTCCAAACGACGCTGTTTGCCATAGGGTAAAGACGTAGCATTTTCATGGGCCAAATCCGCCAGTTGAACCTGTTCTAAGAGCTCCATACATTCTTCAT
This genomic interval from Desulforamulus reducens MI-1 contains the following:
- a CDS encoding ABC transporter ATP-binding protein; the encoded protein is MLKIEDLHVYYGGIHALKGITLEVPENKIVTLVGANGAGKSTTLRAISSLVPIAQGKISFRGQDITKTKTADIVKKGITLVPEGRRIFANLTVLENIQMGAFSRNDKDGIKQDIKNIYEMFPRLKEREWQAAGTLSGGEQQMLAIGRALMSRPVLLMMDEPSLGLAPLLVKEVFRIIKDIYGKGMTILLIEQNATAALQAADYGYVLETGNIVLQGPGKELAANDEIKKAYLGKA